The Trypanosoma brucei brucei TREU927 chromosome 9, whole genome shotgun sequence genome includes a window with the following:
- a CDS encoding hypothetical protein, unlikely (GPI-Anchor Signal predicted for Tb09.160.2880 by DGPI v2.04, no cleavage site predicted) yields MIRTYESTNISVACQLANPVVVLCFFPHSLQLSFLLFLPHFYFSHVNANLLSTYSI; encoded by the coding sequence ATGATCCGCACGTATGAGAGCACTAATATCTCTGTTGCATGTCAGCTCGCCAATCCCGTTGTTGtgctttgcttctttccacATTCTCTTCaactttcgtttttgttgtttcttcctcattTCTACTTCTCGCACGTAAATGCAAATCTGCTCTCCACTTACTCAATTTAG
- a CDS encoding fatty acyl CoA synthetase 3 (identical to GB:AAF19439.1: fatty acyl CoA synthetase 3 {Trypanosoma brucei;}), with translation MGGCVISVMDYMNNRSEVENEHVKKFRALGKVAVPVPGSETSDCSPIYRLVTDDGKDIEEVRREWYEGECLPQRFAALCKRQPKQRALAYRPVDRVEKAVIKDLHTGTEKTVNVTHFKETKYLDYGTFWDYIESFGRGLVELGISPNSRVAIYEETRWEWLATIYGIWSQNMVATTVYANLGEDALAYALRETGCKGIICNAKNVSVVIKFMSEGITPSAPIIYNGSLPASVDQEACHLVSWEEVVKLGREARDRLPLNNSGRADDLALIMYTSGTTGDPKGVIHTHGSLMSGVHALDHRLNEVMGCHVKGETYCAYLPLAHILELGVVNIFIARGALICFGSPFTLTDLTARPRGDLAEYNPSLLIGVPRIYDTLKKAIQAKLPAPGTFKRRAFDHAFQSRLRAFKDGKDSPYWDAKVFAATRAVLGKGIRIALSGGGPLSTATQDFVNVVLARTIQGWGLTETVCVGGVQFTGDIETGAVGPPLLSEEVKLLDVEGYKHTDEPDPRGEILLRGPFLFKGYYKQEELTKEVLDEDGWFHTGDVGSIDPNGTLRIIGRVKALAKNVLGEYVAMEALESMYAHNSLSMPNGVCVLVHPDRPYICALVLTDEAKVVAFTREHGLKGKYPEVLQDPEFQKKATASFQETARASDRQKFEIVRHVRLLSDEWTPENGALTAVGKLKRRVIDERYTDIIAPLFVEEC, from the coding sequence ATGGGGGGATGTGTGATTTCCGTCATGGACTACATGAACAATCGCTCTGAGGTTGAGAATGAGCATGTGAAAAAATTTCGTGCGCTTGGCAAGGTTGCTGTCCCTGTGCCCGGCAGCGAAACTTCTGATTGCTCTCCCATCTACCGTCTCGTAACTGACGACGGCAAAGATATTGAAGAGGTGCGGCGGGAGTGGTACGAGGGTGAGTGCCTTCCGCAGCGCTTCGCAGCCCTTTGCAAGCGTCAACCCAAGCAGCGTGCCCTTGCCTACCGCCCAGTGGATCGGGTAGAAAAGGCTGTAATTAAGGATCTGCACACGGGAACAGAGAAGACAGTGAACGTAACACATTTCAAGGAGACGAAATACCTTGACTACGGCACCTTCTGGGACTACATCGAGTCGTTTGGGCGAGGTCTCGTGGAGTTGGGTATTTCACCAAACTCCCGAGTCGCCATATACGAGGAGACGCGGTGGGAGTGGTTGGCAACAATTTACGGTATCTGGTCGCAGAATATGGTTGCCACCACAGTGTACGCCAATCTTGGCGAAGATGCGCTCGCGTATGCCCTCCGGGAAACAGGCTGCAAGGGGATCATTTGCAATGCGAAGAATGTGAGTGTTGTTATTAAATTCATGAGTGAAGGCATCACACCTTCCGCACCCATCATCTACAATGGGAGCCTTCCTGCCTCTGTCGACCAGGAGGCCTGCCATCTCGTATCGTGGGAGGAAGTTGTGAAACTTGGTCGTGAGGCCCGTGACCGGCTTCCGTTGAACAACTCTGGAAGGGCAGATGACCTTGCTCTCATCATGTATACGAGTGGTACGACGGGGGACCCCAAAGGTGTCATTCACACACATGGCTCACTGATGTCGGGAGTTCATGCACTTGACCACAGGCTGAACGAGGTAATGGGTTGCCATGTTAAAGGGGAAACATACTGCGCTTACCTGCCTCTTGCCCACATTTTGGAGTTAGGAGTCGTTAACATCTTCATTGCCCGCGGTGCACTGATATGCTTTGGAAGCCCCTTTACACTGACTGACCTCACTGCAAGGCCCCGTGGTGACCTAGCAGAGTACAATCCATCACTTTTAATTGGCGTACCGCGCATATACGATACGCTGAAGAAGGCAATTCAGGCGAAACTGCCGGCTCCTGGCACGTTCAAGCGTCGTGCTTTTGACCATGCCTTCCAGAGCCGCTTGCGTGCCTTTAAGGATGGCAAAGATTCGCCGTACTGGGATGCGAAGGTGTTTGCAGCTACCCGTGCCGTTTTGGGGAAGGGAATACGAATTGCTTTGTCCGGCGGAGGCCCTCTGAGTACAGCCACACAAGATTTTGTTAATGTGGTTCTGGCTCGCACGATTCAAGGTTGGGGCCTCACGGAGACGGTGTGTGTCGGAGGTGTTCAGTTTACAGGCGATATTGAAACCGGTGCTGTTGGACCCCCGCTGCTATCGGAGGAAGTGAAACTACTGGACGTGGAAGGATACAAACACACCGATGAGCCCGATCCTCGTGGGGAAATTCTTCTGCGTGGTCCATTCCTCTTCAAAGGGTACTACAAGCAGGAAGAACTAACCAAGGAGGTGCTTGATGAAGATGGTTGGTTTCATACGGGTGACGTTGGCAGCATCGACCCCAATGGAACCCTTCGCATCATTGGCCGCGTGAAGGCCTTGGCAAAGAATGTTCTTGGAGAGTATGTTGCCATGGAAGCTTTGGAATCCATGTATGCACACAACTCGCTGAGCATGCCCAACGGTGTTTGTGTCCTCGTGCATCCTGACAGACCGTACATTTGTGCGCTTGTTCTTACTGATGAAGCGAAGGTTGTTGCGTTCACGAGGGAGCATGGATTGAAAGGTAAATACCCTGAAGTTCTGCAGGACCCCGAGTTTCAGAAGAAGGCTACAGCATCATTTCAGGAGACGGCTCGTGCATCTGATCGACAGAAGTTTGAGATTGTACGTCACGTACGCCTACTGAGTGATGAGTGGACTCCTGAAAATGGTGCGCTGACGGCTGTGGGAAAACTGAAGCGACGCGTCATCGATGAGAGGTACACTGATATCATAGCACCACTTTTCGTGGAGGAGTGCTGA
- a CDS encoding fatty acyl CoA synthetase 4 (identical to GB:AAF19440.1: fatty acyl CoA synthetase 4 {Trypanosoma brucei;}): MGGCVISVMDYMNNRSEVENEHVKKFRALGKVAVPVPGSETSDCSPIYRLVTDDGKDIEEVRREWYEGECLPQRFAALCKRQPKQRALAYRPVDRVEKAVIKDLHTGTEKMMNVTHFKETKYLDYGTFWDYIESFGRGLVELGISPSSRVAIYEETRWEWLATIYGIWSQNMVATTVYANLGEDALAYALRETGCKGIICNAKNVSVVIKFMSEGITPSAPIIYNGSLPASVDQEACHLVSWEEVVKLGREARDRLPLNNSGRADDLALIMYTSGTTGDPKGVIHTHGSLMSGVHALDHRLNAVMGPLRDGETYLSYLPLAHILELGVLSVFIARGALICFGSPFTLTDLTARPRGDLAEYNPSLLIGVPRIYDTLKKAIQAKLPAPGTFKRRAFDHAFQSRLRAFKDGKDSPYWDAKVFAATRAVLGKNMYMVLSGGGPLSTATQDFLNVAVVRIIQGWGLTETVCVGGVQLTGDIETGAVGPPLLSEEVKLLDVEGYKHTDEPDPRGEILLRGPFLFKGYYKQEELTKEAIDEDGWFHTGDVGSIGPNGTLRIIGRVKALAKNVLGEYVAMETLESMYAHNSLSMPNGVCVLVHPDRPYICALVLTDEAKVVAFTREHGLKGKYPEVLQDPEFQKKATASFQETARASDRQKFEIVRHVRLLSDEWTPENGVLTAAGKLKRRVIDEKYTDTIVSLFVEEC, translated from the coding sequence ATGGGGGGATGTGTGATTTCCGTCATGGACTACATGAACAATCGCTCTGAGGTTGAGAATGAGCATGTGAAAAAATTTCGTGCGCTTGGCAAGGTTGCTGTCCCTGTGCCCGGCAGCGAAACTTCTGATTGCTCTCCCATCTACCGTCTCGTAACTGACGACGGCAAAGATATTGAAGAGGTGCGGCGGGAGTGGTACGAGGGTGAGTGCCTTCCGCAGCGCTTCGCAGCCCTTTGCAAGCGTCAACCCAAGCAGCGTGCCCTTGCCTACCGCCCAGTGGATCGGGTAGAAAAGGCTGTAATTAAGGATCTGCACACGGGAACAGAAAAGATGATGAACGTAACACATTTCAAGGAGACGAAATACCTTGACTACGGCACCTTCTGGGACTACATCGAGTCGTTTGGGCGAGGTCTCGTGGAGTTGGGTATTTCACCAAGCTCCCGAGTCGCCATATACGAGGAGACGCGGTGGGAGTGGTTGGCAACAATTTACGGTATCTGGTCGCAGAATATGGTTGCCACCACAGTGTACGCCAATCTTGGGGAAGATGCGCTCGCGTATGCCCTCCGGGAAACAGGCTGCAAGGGGATCATTTGCAATGCGAAGAATGTGAGTGTTGTTATTAAATTCATGAGTGAAGGCATCACACCTTCCGCACCCATCATCTACAATGGGAGCCTTCCTGCCTCTGTCGACCAGGAGGCCTGCCATCTCGTATCGTGGGAGGAAGTTGTGAAACTTGGTCGTGAGGCCCGTGACCGGCTTCCGTTGAACAACTCTGGAAGGGCAGATGACCTTGCTCTCATCATGTATACGAGTGGTACGACGGGGGACCCCAAAGGTGTCATTCACACACATGGCTCACTGATGTCGGGAGTTCATGCACTTGACCACAGGCTGAATGCTGTAATGGGACCGTTGCGGGATGGAGAAACTTACCTGTCTTACCTGCCTCTTGCCCACATTTTGGAGTTAGGAGTGCTAAGCGTATTCATTGCCCGCGGTGCACTGATATGCTTTGGAAGCCCCTTTACACTGACTGACCTCACTGCAAGGCCCCGTGGTGACCTAGCAGAGTACAATCCATCACTTTTAATTGGCGTACCGCGCATATACGATACGCTGAAGAAGGCAATTCAGGCGAAACTGCCGGCTCCTGGCACGTTCAAGCGTCGTGCTTTTGACCATGCCTTCCAGAGCCGCTTGCGTGCCTTTAAGGATGGCAAAGATTCGCCGTACTGGGATGCGAAGGTGTTTGCAGCTACCCGTGCCGTTTTGGGGAAGAATATGTACATGGTTTTGTCCGGCGGAGGCCCTCTGAGTACAGCCACACAAGATTTCCTCAATGTTGCAGTCGTTCGTATAATTCAAGGTTGGGGCCTCACGGAGACGGTGTGTGTCGGAGGTGTTCAACTTACAGGCGATATTGAAACCGGTGCTGTTGGACCCCCGCTGCTATCGGAGGAAGTGAAACTACTGGACGTGGAAGGATACAAACACACCGATGAGCCCGATCCTCGTGGGGAAATTCTTCTGCGTGGTCCATTCCTCTTCAAAGGGTACTACAAGCAGGAAGAACTAACCAAGGAGGCAATAGATGAGGATGGTTGGTTTCATACGGGTGACGTTGGCAGCATCGGCCCCAATGGAACCCTTCGCATCATTGGCCGCGTGAAGGCCTTGGCAAAGAATGTTCTTGGAGAGTATGTTGCCATGGAGACGTTGGAATCCATGTATGCACACAACTCGCTGAGCATGCCCAACGGTGTTTGTGTCCTCGTGCATCCTGACAGACCGTACATTTGTGCGCTTGTTCTTACTGATGAAGCGAAGGTTGTTGCGTTCACGAGGGAGCACGGATTGAAAGGTAAATACCCTGAAGTTCTGCAGGACCCCGAGTTTCAGAAGAAGGCTACAGCATCATTTCAGGAGACGGCTCGTGCATCTGATCGACAGAAGTTTGAGATTGTACGTCACGTACGCCTACTGAGTGATGAGTGGACTCCTGAAAATGGTGTGCTGACGGCCGCAGGCAAACTGAAGCGACGCGTCATCGATGAGAAGTACACTGATACTATTGTGTCACTTTTCGTGGAGGAGTGCTGA
- a CDS encoding tricarboxylate carrier, putative — MLPCPSFSTTTPRFDMDTYLGRTFYFFSTINPLLCFETSNSLKRHQELLNRVAAGEEGVASDRQLWKARTAIEICVHPTTKEVIFPPYRMCAFLPVNSFIVPFMMSPTTIASPALTIFIQWFNQSYNCAVNYANRSSDKQPMSELSKAYVAAVGVSCAGALGATAMLKKVKGGTLKATAVRAGLPFVAVSAAAIVNLSLMRKNEWIPSGTGLQVVDEDGEVRGSSRVAGMQSLMMCSVTRVTWNLISMVLPLLMMRPLLARCAAVRARPVVYETALQIASLGVGVPLALGAFSTTVSVPANRLEPELRGLKRKDGSPVEIFTYYKGL; from the coding sequence ATGCTTCCATGTCCGTCGTTCTCTACCACAACTCCAAGGTTTGACATGGACACCTATCTGGGTCGtactttttactttttttccaccatcaACCCACTGTTGTGCTTTGAGACGTCAAACTCATTGAAGCGCCATCAGGAGCTGCTCAATCGTGTGGCAGCGGGAGAGGAAGGGGTTGCAAGCGACAGACAACTGTGGAAAGCACGCACTGCAATAGAAATATGCGTGCATCCCACCACTAAGGAAGTTATATTTCCACCTTACAGGATGTGTGCTTTCCTTCCTGTGAATAGTTTTATCGTACCCTTCATGATGTCACCGACGACCATTGCAAGCCCTGCGCTCACAATATTCATTCAGTGGTTTAACCAGAGCTATAACTGCGCGGTGAATTATGCAAATCGCTCCTCCGATAAGCAACCGATGTCGGAACTATCTAAGGCGTACGTCGCCGCTGTTGGTGTTTCCTGCGCCGGAGCACTAGGTGCTACAGCAATGctgaagaaagtaaaaggtgGCACATTGAAAGCCACAGCTGTTCGTGCGGGGTTACCTTTCGTGGCGGTATCTGCGGCGGCAATTGTGAATCTTTCTCTAATGCGTAAGAATGAGTGGATTCCATCAGGCACTGGCCTACAAGTTGTTGACGAGGATGGTGAGGTGCGGGGCAGCAGTCGTGTTGCCGGCATGCAAAGTCTCATGATGTGTTCCGTCACGCGTGTTACATGGAACCTTATTTCCATGGTGTTGCCGCTTTTGATGATGCGACCACTCCTTGCCCGCTGTGCAGCTGTTCGGGCTCGACCTGTTGTGTATgaaacagcactgcagattGCCAGCCTCGGCGTCGGTGTTCCGCTTGCATTGGGTGCATTTAGCACAACAGTGAGTGTACCTGCGAATCGGTTGGAGCCGGAACTTCGTGGGTTGAAGCGAAAGGACGGCTCGCCTGTTGAAATATTCACGTATTACAAGGGTTTGTAG
- a CDS encoding mitochondrial RNA editing ligase 1, translating to MQLQRLGAPLLKRLVGGCIRQSTAPIMPCVVVSGSGGFLTPVRTYMPLPNDQSDFSPYIEIDLPSESRIQSLHKSGLAAQEWVACEKVHGTNFGIYLINQGDHEVVRFAKRSGIMDPNENFFGYHILIDEFTAQIRILNDLLKQKYGLSRVGRLVLNGELFGAKYKHPLVPKSEKWCTLPNGKKFPIAGVQIQREPFPQYSPELHFFAFDIKYSVSGAEEDFVLLGYDEFVEFSSKVPNLLYARALVRGTLDECLAFDVENFMTPLPALLGLGNYPLEGNLAEGVVIRHVRRGDPAVEKHNVSTIIKLRCSSFMELKHPGKQKELKETFIDTVRSGALRRVRGNVTVISDSMLPQVEAAANDLLLNNVSDGRLSNVLSKIGREPLLSGEVSQVDVALMLAKDALKDFLKEVDSLVLNTTLAFRKLLITNVYFESKRLVEQKWKELMQEEAAAQSEAIPPLSPAAPTKGE from the coding sequence ATGCAACTCCAAAGGTTGGGTGCTCCACTACTTAAAAGGCTTGTGGGGGGATGCATACGCCAATCAACGGCGCCGATTATGCCAtgtgttgttgttagtgGCTCGGGTGGTTTTTTGACTCCCGTGCGTACTTACATGCCGCTCCCCAATGATCAAAGTGACTTCTCACCGTACATCGAGATTGATTTGCCAAGTGAAAGCCGCATCCAATCACTGCATAAGAGCGGACTTGCGGCACAGGAGTGGGTTGCATGTGAAAAAGTGCATGGGACAAACTTTGGTATCTACTTAATTAACCAGGGAGACCACGAGGTTGTGAGGTTTGCAAAGCGTAGTGGCATCATGGACCCAAATGAGAATTTCTTTGGTTACCACATCCTTATCGACGAGTTCACAGCACAAATTCGTATTCTAAATGACCtattgaaacaaaaatatggaCTGAGCCGTGTTGGGCGTTTGGTGCTCAATGGAGAACTGTTTGGTGCCAAGTATAAGCACCCACTCGTTCCAAAGAGTGAGAAGTGGTGCACGCTACCAAACGGGAAGAAGTTCCCTATCGCCGGTGTTCAAATACAGAGGGAACCCTTTCCACAATATAGTCCAGAGCTCCATTTCTTTGCATTTGACATTAAGTACAGTGTGAGTGGCGCGGAAGAGGACTTCGTGCTGCTTGGTTACGACGAGTTCGTCGAGTTTTCTTCCAAAGTGCCCAACCTGTTATACGCGCGGGCTCTTGTTCGTGGGACGTTGGATGAGTGTTTAGCATTTGATGTGGAGAATTTCATGACACCGCTGCCCGCGTTGCTTGGCTTAGGTAATTACCCCCTTGAGGGGAATTTGGCAGAGGGTGTGGTCATTCGTCACGTACGTCGCGGGGATCCGGCGGTAGAGAAACACAACGTCTCGACTATAATCAAACTCCGCTGCTCCAGTTTCATGGAGTTGAAGCACCCCGGTAAgcagaaggaactgaaggagaCATTTATCGACACGGTACGCTCCGGAGCTCTGCGGCGGGTGCGAGGGAATGTGACCGTTATCTCAGACTCCATGTTGCCTCAGGTGGAGGCAGCGGCCAATGATCTGTTACTAAACAATGTAAGCGATGGCAGGTTGAGCAATGTGCTATCGAAGATTGGTCGTGAACCTCTGCTGTCTGGGGAGGTATCGCAGGTTGATGTGGCGCTTATGCTTGCTAAGGACGCACTGAAAGACTTTCTCAAGGAGGTAGATAGTTTGGTGTTGAACACAACCCTTGCTTTTCGCAAGTTGCTAATCACCAATGTCTACTTCGAGTCTAAGCGGTTAGTGGAGCAAAAGTGGAAGGAACTCATGCAGGAAGAAGCAGCCGCGCAGTCAGAGGCTATTCCACCACTTTCACCCGCTGCCCCCACAAAGGGCGAATGA